A single Vibrio sp. YMD68 DNA region contains:
- a CDS encoding SDR family oxidoreductase produces the protein MSAIFITGANRGIGLSLTQHYLNNNHRVYATYRDAASASDLLSLSDQNSNLTCIQLEITDYQAVNLLPSQIQPIDILINNAGYYGPKGYGLGNTDVEEWRRVFEVNTIAPLKLVETLLPLLKNSDVKKIACLSSRVGSMSENTSGGGYIYRSSKAALNSVVKSLSNDLTHDGFTVLALHPGWVQTEMGGPNALIDTDTSASGLINVIESSNTKVSGHFFNFDGSEIDW, from the coding sequence ATGAGCGCTATTTTTATTACTGGAGCGAACCGCGGCATTGGCTTAAGCCTGACTCAGCACTACTTAAATAATAATCATAGGGTCTACGCGACCTATCGTGATGCCGCCTCGGCAAGCGATTTGCTCTCACTCTCAGACCAAAACAGCAACCTTACCTGCATTCAGTTAGAAATAACGGATTACCAAGCAGTGAACCTACTTCCTTCGCAAATTCAGCCGATTGATATATTGATCAACAACGCTGGCTATTATGGACCTAAAGGCTATGGTTTGGGAAACACCGATGTTGAAGAGTGGCGTCGCGTATTCGAAGTCAACACCATCGCTCCTTTAAAGTTGGTTGAAACACTATTGCCCTTGCTTAAAAATAGCGATGTGAAAAAGATCGCCTGTCTGTCATCGAGAGTCGGCAGCATGTCTGAAAACACATCAGGTGGCGGTTACATCTATCGTTCCTCTAAAGCCGCTCTAAACTCGGTTGTGAAGAGTTTAAGCAACGACTTAACCCATGACGGTTTTACTGTTCTTGCACTGCACCCAGGCTGGGTACAGACTGAAATGGGCGGGCCTAACGCTTTGATCGACACCGACACTTCCGCTTCAGGCCTGATTAACGTTATAGAATCATCGAACACCAAAGTGAGTGGTCACTTCTTTAATTTCGATGGCAGTGAAATCGATTGGTAG
- a CDS encoding histone deacetylase, with amino-acid sequence MIPLIYHPIYSQLPLPEGHRYPINKYQLLHRAVEALMGNDPQWDSMFDVFQPAPVTVEQVKQVHDSEYVDLLVSGNLPAAKMRRIGFPWSEQLIERTLYSSGGTCLAAEMAIESGVAIHLSGGYHHAHHDFGSGFCLFNDLVLAAKHALTFEQIDKVLIVDSDVHHGDGTATLCAGNDDIITLSFHCDKNFPARKPLSDFDVPLSRETEDEEFLCCFEQVTKLAIAHHQPDLIIYDAGIDIHQDDELGYLNVSTEGIFKRDCLMINLAKSESIPMACVVGGGYRTNHHDLVPIHMKLLQAAHKVYG; translated from the coding sequence ATGATTCCTTTAATTTACCACCCAATCTATTCGCAACTACCCTTGCCTGAAGGCCACCGTTACCCAATCAACAAATATCAGCTTTTGCATCGTGCTGTTGAAGCCTTAATGGGTAACGATCCGCAATGGGACAGTATGTTTGACGTATTTCAACCAGCACCCGTTACGGTTGAACAGGTAAAGCAGGTACATGATAGTGAGTATGTGGATCTGCTTGTTTCTGGAAATCTACCCGCAGCCAAAATGAGGCGTATCGGATTTCCGTGGAGTGAACAACTTATCGAAAGAACGCTCTATTCAAGTGGTGGAACCTGCTTAGCGGCAGAAATGGCCATTGAGAGTGGTGTCGCGATTCATTTGAGTGGTGGGTATCATCATGCACATCACGATTTTGGTAGTGGTTTTTGTCTTTTTAATGATCTGGTGTTGGCGGCCAAGCATGCACTGACCTTTGAGCAGATAGATAAAGTGCTGATCGTCGATAGTGATGTGCATCATGGCGATGGCACTGCTACGTTATGTGCAGGTAATGATGACATTATTACTTTGTCATTTCATTGTGATAAAAATTTCCCTGCACGTAAACCGCTATCCGATTTCGATGTGCCATTAAGCCGCGAAACAGAAGATGAAGAGTTTTTGTGTTGTTTTGAACAAGTCACCAAACTGGCGATTGCTCATCACCAGCCCGATCTCATCATTTATGACGCGGGTATCGACATTCATCAAGACGACGAGTTGGGTTACTTGAATGTGTCTACCGAAGGGATCTTCAAGCGTGATTGTTTGATGATCAATTTGGCCAAATCAGAGTCTATTCCGATGGCGTGTGTAGTGGGTGGTGGATACAGGACAAATCATCACGACTTAGTGCCTATCCATATGAAGTTATTACAAGCCGCTCATAAAGTGTATGGCTAG
- a CDS encoding DUF3080 domain-containing protein, with product MNGRFLSNLPKRLTLCFLAVALSGCFRENPGDVFDDYQTKIARVQGADKLEDGWEFESLPRKRELFIDVPTLSIGLLDSYQLRQCGLFNLIAERNSVLGKVADEFRNYDYQVALIKGIDQCLTVSDLDTNMVELLKDVEQRKLAQFPLHKWNLIYTSEAMQSQMRGSQWLLANIDEQVRQTGDALKHINKALNTPFVSGKTTEVQEILEKSSTLGNLYYSLARASAELDTMTKQLSTFDDNIICGQQRNTTKFRYLNNVFEQQYIGKVQPYMAQLDGYYQQLAPQLVMFNAQPELHSYYFPIQDAHQAFRSSTRRHVDYWQQLFKRCGRKVGR from the coding sequence ATGAATGGTCGCTTTCTCTCAAACTTACCAAAACGTCTCACATTGTGTTTCCTAGCTGTGGCACTTTCTGGATGTTTCCGTGAAAACCCCGGTGACGTCTTCGACGACTATCAAACCAAGATAGCCAGAGTGCAAGGTGCCGACAAATTGGAAGACGGATGGGAGTTTGAGAGCTTACCGAGAAAGCGAGAGCTGTTTATTGATGTCCCTACTCTCTCCATCGGATTGCTGGACAGCTATCAGCTTCGACAATGTGGCTTGTTCAACTTAATCGCAGAAAGAAACTCCGTACTTGGAAAAGTGGCGGACGAGTTTCGTAATTACGATTACCAAGTGGCCCTCATTAAAGGTATCGATCAATGCCTAACAGTTAGCGACTTAGACACCAACATGGTTGAACTGCTGAAAGATGTCGAACAACGGAAACTCGCGCAGTTTCCGCTGCACAAATGGAATCTCATCTATACCAGTGAGGCAATGCAATCCCAAATGCGTGGTAGTCAGTGGTTACTTGCTAATATCGATGAGCAGGTGCGACAGACAGGTGATGCCCTAAAACATATCAATAAAGCGTTAAACACGCCGTTCGTTTCAGGCAAGACCACAGAGGTTCAAGAGATATTAGAGAAGAGTTCGACGCTCGGAAATTTGTACTACTCGCTCGCACGAGCTTCTGCCGAACTTGATACCATGACCAAACAGCTCTCAACGTTTGATGACAACATCATCTGTGGTCAACAACGAAACACGACCAAGTTTCGTTATCTTAACAATGTGTTTGAACAACAATATATAGGAAAAGTTCAGCCGTACATGGCTCAACTGGATGGCTACTATCAGCAGTTAGCCCCGCAACTTGTCATGTTTAATGCACAACCTGAACTGCACAGTTATTACTTTCCTATCCAAGATGCACATCAAGCCTTTCGATCATCAACTCGTCGCCATGTGGACTATTGGCAGCAGCTGTTTAAACGTTGTGGGCGTAAAGTCGGACGTTAA
- a CDS encoding inovirus Gp2 family protein — protein MQCKHFSLHTESTFKGYPVYTKRGPLIQQYLERSFETVYSSLQHYPRTFAIRVDLHLPDTLIQYNNHVINRFLTSLKEQIAHNRRQATKRNPYAHQSCVRYIWCKEQGIGSTPHYHVVLLFNADAFDTLGHPKSTNGNMAARIKKAWLRALNYDAEKDIQNMGTLIHFCTNGTYKLNALHDNGEIAALLYRVSYLCKAETKHFTHHQHQFGRSNR, from the coding sequence ATGCAATGCAAACACTTCTCTCTTCACACTGAATCGACATTTAAAGGTTATCCCGTTTACACAAAGAGAGGGCCATTAATCCAGCAATACCTAGAGCGCTCATTTGAGACGGTATATTCCTCCTTACAACACTACCCAAGAACGTTTGCTATCAGAGTCGATTTACATTTACCTGATACACTAATCCAGTACAACAATCACGTTATCAATCGATTCTTAACATCTCTTAAAGAGCAGATCGCCCACAACCGAAGACAAGCCACAAAGCGCAATCCATACGCTCACCAATCGTGTGTTCGCTATATCTGGTGTAAAGAGCAAGGTATAGGAAGTACACCGCACTACCATGTTGTACTGCTGTTTAACGCTGATGCCTTTGACACATTAGGACACCCAAAATCAACGAATGGCAACATGGCTGCTCGAATCAAAAAAGCGTGGTTAAGAGCACTGAATTATGATGCTGAAAAAGACATTCAAAATATGGGAACTCTAATCCATTTTTGTACTAACGGAACTTACAAGCTCAATGCTCTCCATGACAATGGTGAAATCGCAGCCTTGCTGTATAGAGTCAGCTACTTGTGCAAAGCAGAGACAAAGCATTTTACGCACCATCAACATCAATTTGGTCGCAGCAATCGCTAG
- a CDS encoding AlpA family phage regulatory protein, which produces MTTSLQSDLKLIRINDLANMIGYHRSSINHMVSEGRFPQRLKIGPSASGWLLPEIKSWINQSWQLGDSFSPPLLDEPRLLRMKDVLDLLGIKRDTLYRLIKRNEFPEGKKLSHRERRWEYNDIMGWLAGKIQERDERQD; this is translated from the coding sequence ATGACCACATCCCTTCAATCCGACCTTAAACTCATCCGCATTAACGACCTCGCCAACATGATTGGCTATCACCGCAGCTCGATTAATCACATGGTGTCTGAAGGCCGATTTCCTCAACGACTAAAAATAGGCCCTAGCGCCAGTGGCTGGCTTCTTCCTGAAATTAAATCCTGGATAAATCAAAGCTGGCAATTAGGCGACTCATTCAGCCCACCCTTATTAGATGAGCCTCGTTTATTGAGAATGAAAGATGTACTCGACCTATTAGGTATTAAGCGAGATACGCTGTATCGATTAATAAAAAGGAATGAATTCCCCGAAGGGAAGAAACTCAGTCATCGAGAGCGACGATGGGAATACAACGACATCATGGGATGGCTAGCAGGTAAAATCCAAGAAAGGGATGAACGGCAAGATTAA
- a CDS encoding PAAR domain-containing protein, protein MSAQAEGRGLIHKGDKTTTGGVVTSGVGNVMFIGEGVTQTGMTATCPSCKKGQGEITPLKPIPVIVDGVQAALHGDIVACGCPYGSNTLIASPGAMSFTKGSDGNIHGFKPHANAQEMEASYQAMVDSVGGRYAGTPPTNAAQQAYSFTEKEWNDDLQKQAKEYQWDTSQQENVSIAVLTIEEANEYLDLLIKDTHGQLSTGKDYTGVGMGLKGAYEVTKELGGWGATAKAVNINGVMNIVVENYKPRYLDLDIRWQEATPQMLKIGHALNTVQGNVSFLRGNVFVEIVFSGAVNSVDYMLHNEKTLGEVVGQFTADVTKGVVAGVIAQGATWVLRAGLIWAFSTPPTALLLGFFAISAFYIGNKISNFDKQHEYTTPMKKEIERLIDED, encoded by the coding sequence ATGTCAGCACAAGCAGAAGGTAGAGGCTTAATACACAAAGGAGATAAAACGACGACAGGAGGTGTCGTTACATCTGGTGTAGGGAATGTCATGTTTATAGGTGAGGGAGTCACACAAACAGGCATGACCGCCACATGCCCAAGCTGCAAAAAAGGGCAAGGAGAGATCACACCATTAAAACCTATCCCCGTTATCGTTGACGGGGTTCAAGCAGCCTTACATGGGGATATTGTCGCTTGTGGTTGCCCCTACGGCTCTAACACGCTAATCGCTTCACCTGGAGCCATGTCTTTCACAAAAGGCAGCGACGGTAACATTCACGGTTTTAAGCCACATGCTAACGCTCAAGAGATGGAAGCTTCCTATCAAGCAATGGTTGATTCCGTTGGTGGTCGTTATGCAGGAACGCCACCAACTAACGCAGCGCAACAAGCCTACAGTTTCACAGAAAAGGAATGGAACGACGATTTACAGAAGCAAGCGAAAGAATACCAGTGGGACACGTCTCAACAAGAGAACGTTAGCATTGCAGTTCTAACCATTGAAGAAGCCAATGAGTATTTAGATTTACTCATCAAAGACACCCACGGACAGCTTTCTACAGGCAAAGACTACACGGGCGTAGGCATGGGACTTAAAGGCGCTTATGAGGTCACTAAAGAGCTTGGAGGATGGGGAGCAACCGCTAAAGCGGTTAACATTAACGGCGTAATGAATATTGTGGTTGAAAACTACAAGCCTCGATATTTAGACCTTGATATTCGTTGGCAAGAAGCCACGCCTCAAATGCTGAAAATTGGTCACGCTCTGAATACCGTTCAAGGTAATGTTAGTTTTTTGAGAGGGAACGTCTTTGTAGAAATAGTGTTTAGTGGTGCAGTGAACTCCGTTGACTACATGCTGCACAATGAGAAGACGCTAGGCGAAGTGGTGGGGCAATTTACTGCGGATGTGACTAAAGGGGTAGTGGCTGGCGTGATCGCTCAAGGAGCTACTTGGGTGTTAAGAGCGGGGTTAATTTGGGCTTTTTCCACACCACCAACAGCATTATTACTCGGATTCTTTGCAATAAGTGCATTCTACATTGGCAATAAAATATCTAATTTCGATAAGCAACATGAATACACTACCCCAATGAAGAAAGAAATTGAGAGATTAATTGATGAAGATTAG